The Bacillota bacterium genome contains a region encoding:
- a CDS encoding methyltransferase domain-containing protein, with protein sequence MKVLKNWNEIGVSVNRLKEAGLPLHTDPVKCWDFNNIRELITTYVSSKEACIVDLGCGPSVYGCLTLELLRSMGYKNLLGIDIHIPPYSTVAAKLRGWAKYRTLKPYRMKKADIVATGLESGIVDFSILLSVVEHGVDITGLFHELNRIMKKGGIVYLSTDYWEEEIIHISDMVASGAFKNRKLHWTIFNRDSIQELIATAIAQGFRVIDEADIPRCEERPAFWNNIYYTFIAIEFEKVR encoded by the coding sequence ATGAAAGTCCTAAAGAATTGGAACGAAATTGGTGTCTCGGTAAATAGGTTGAAGGAGGCTGGCTTACCTCTTCATACCGATCCTGTGAAGTGCTGGGATTTCAACAATATCCGTGAACTTATTACGACATATGTAAGTAGCAAAGAAGCCTGTATTGTGGATTTGGGATGCGGGCCGTCAGTTTATGGATGCTTGACCCTAGAGTTATTGAGAAGTATGGGGTATAAAAATCTTTTGGGAATAGACATCCATATTCCTCCTTACTCAACGGTGGCAGCGAAATTGCGGGGATGGGCAAAATATCGAACATTGAAACCATATAGAATGAAGAAAGCTGATATTGTGGCAACTGGCTTGGAAAGCGGCATTGTGGATTTTTCTATACTTCTCTCTGTTGTGGAGCATGGTGTTGATATCACGGGATTATTTCACGAACTCAATAGAATAATGAAAAAAGGAGGAATTGTTTATTTATCAACGGATTATTGGGAGGAAGAAATTATTCATATATCCGATATGGTTGCGTCCGGGGCGTTCAAAAATAGAAAGCTTCACTGGACTATATTCAATAGAGATTCTATTCAAGAGTTGATAGCTACGGCAATTGCTCAGGGATTTCGAGTCATTGATGAAGCAGATATACCGCGCTGTGAAGAGCGTCCTGCATTTTGGAACAACATATACTATACTTTTATAGCCATCGAATTTGAAAAAGTCAGATGA
- a CDS encoding glycosyltransferase, with amino-acid sequence MQNKILEAMALRKPVVTTPLGAQGIEGMNGKHFIIADGKDEMAEKS; translated from the coding sequence ATTCAGAATAAAATTTTGGAAGCTATGGCCTTAAGAAAGCCTGTTGTGACAACCCCTTTAGGGGCTCAAGGAATTGAGGGAATGAACGGAAAGCATTTTATAATCGCTGACGGAAAGGATGAGATGGCTGAGAAATCTTAG
- a CDS encoding glycosyltransferase family 1 protein has translation MRIGIDGLSVTPQEGGFYRAFKQLIGCCETLGDNHSVIVFLSRETFDALPSKPSNVVFKTMVVPYRLRYYISQLYFPFAERRHKLDVIYSPVSASPVLARAKKVCLVHDLSFVRTPNELSSGARLYWHHVYLLALKKCRKIACVSEATKRDIVNFLCIVSSSITVIYHYLDERFCSSRADKAGGILDKYKVQKPYLLYVGILSPRKNINTLLEAFSVLTTSEPDMMLVLCGKKGWKIASIEKCIGKLNLQNRVVLTGFVPDDDLVVLYENASLVVLPSFWEGFGYPLIEAMSQGVVAIGSNRGSIPEIIDDKRFLFDPEDVSEMAECIKKALAVKERQPALDELLRKRASGFSKRNTCKKISELLTHWE, from the coding sequence ATGAGAATCGGGATAGACGGATTATCTGTAACTCCGCAGGAGGGTGGATTTTACAGGGCTTTCAAACAATTGATTGGGTGTTGTGAAACGCTGGGCGACAACCACTCGGTGATTGTTTTTCTCTCGCGGGAGACATTTGACGCGCTGCCTTCAAAGCCTTCAAACGTAGTATTTAAGACGATGGTTGTTCCATATAGGCTGAGATATTATATCTCACAACTCTATTTTCCCTTCGCGGAAAGAAGGCACAAGCTGGATGTCATCTATTCTCCCGTATCTGCGAGCCCGGTGTTGGCGAGAGCAAAGAAGGTTTGTCTCGTTCATGATCTCTCCTTTGTCCGCACCCCGAATGAACTTTCATCGGGAGCAAGACTTTATTGGCATCATGTTTATCTCCTGGCTCTGAAAAAATGCCGCAAAATCGCTTGTGTCTCAGAAGCGACGAAACGAGATATTGTGAACTTCCTGTGTATAGTTTCAAGTTCTATAACTGTAATATATCATTACCTTGATGAACGATTTTGTTCTTCCAGGGCGGATAAAGCTGGAGGGATTCTCGACAAGTATAAAGTTCAAAAACCATATCTGTTATACGTTGGAATTCTTTCACCAAGGAAAAATATCAACACATTACTGGAGGCGTTTTCCGTCTTGACAACTTCGGAACCTGATATGATGTTGGTTCTCTGCGGCAAAAAAGGGTGGAAAATCGCTTCAATAGAAAAGTGCATCGGGAAGCTAAACTTGCAGAATAGGGTTGTCTTGACAGGATTCGTTCCTGACGATGATCTCGTTGTTCTTTATGAAAATGCTTCCTTGGTCGTATTGCCCTCCTTTTGGGAGGGATTCGGATATCCGTTGATCGAGGCGATGTCTCAAGGTGTAGTTGCTATCGGCTCGAATCGGGGATCTATACCTGAGATTATCGATGACAAGAGATTTTTGTTTGATCCCGAAGATGTATCTGAAATGGCGGAGTGTATCAAGAAAGCGCTTGCAGTTAAAGAAAGACAACCGGCTTTGGACGAATTGCTTAGGAAAAGAGCATCTGGCTTTTCAAAGCGCAATACGTGTAAGAAGATTTCGGAGTTGTTGACTCATTGGGAATGA
- a CDS encoding nucleotidyltransferase family protein has translation MKALILAGGLGTRLRGLINDIPKPMAPVAGRPFLEYLILQLRRHGLTEIVLCIGHLGEQVKRYFGNGDKWGVHILYSYEKEPLGTGGAIKLAGNLIKEENFLVMNGDSFLDVNLNGLIDYHLRRKALATMALVEVEDPTRYGAVKININEEIESFVEKGQSSSRLINSGIYALNRKNFDRIPVGKVSLEKEVFPKLIGKGFYGMPVKGFFIDIGVVEDYRRLQDQRDVLSKIVEGIDPGTDHDR, from the coding sequence ATGAAGGCTCTGATCTTAGCAGGTGGGTTAGGAACGCGATTGCGAGGGCTCATTAACGATATTCCCAAGCCGATGGCCCCGGTCGCTGGTAGGCCTTTTCTGGAGTATTTGATTTTGCAGTTGAGAAGACACGGCTTAACAGAGATTGTGCTTTGCATCGGACATTTAGGTGAGCAAGTGAAGAGATACTTTGGGAATGGAGATAAATGGGGCGTTCATATCTTATATTCTTACGAGAAGGAGCCTCTCGGCACCGGAGGGGCGATTAAGTTAGCTGGAAATCTAATCAAAGAAGAAAACTTTCTGGTCATGAATGGGGACTCTTTTCTGGACGTTAACCTAAATGGGCTCATAGATTATCATTTAAGAAGGAAGGCTTTGGCAACGATGGCTTTAGTGGAGGTAGAAGATCCCACAAGATACGGGGCTGTTAAGATAAATATAAATGAAGAGATTGAAAGCTTTGTAGAGAAAGGGCAAAGTTCATCGAGACTGATCAATAGTGGGATATATGCGCTAAATAGAAAAAACTTCGACCGAATCCCTGTAGGGAAGGTCTCTCTGGAAAAGGAAGTCTTCCCTAAGCTAATCGGTAAGGGGTTCTATGGTATGCCTGTAAAAGGTTTCTTTATTGACATCGGAGTTGTGGAAGATTATCGGCGTTTGCAGGATCAACGAGACGTTCTGTCAAAAATAGTGGAAGGCATCGACCCGGGAACAGACCATGATCGATAA
- the gmd gene encoding GDP-mannose 4,6-dehydratase produces MKKKALITGITGQDGAYLAEFLLGKGYEVHGIKRRSSLFNTDRIDHLYQDPHELNVRFKLHYGDLTDSTNLIRIIQETQPDEIYNLAAQSHVKVSFEAPEYTANADAMGALRILEAIRILGLEKKTKFYQASTSELYGKVQEVPQKETTPFYPRSPYGAAKLYAFWITVNYREAYNMFACNGILFNHESPIRGETFVTRKITRAVARIKLGLQKKLFLGNLNALRDWGHARDYVEGMWLMLQQQEPEDYVLATGKQHSVREFVELAFKEIGINVRWKGEGIEEKGIDDSSGNVLVEIDPRYFRPAEVDTLLGDPTKAKEKLGWQPKVTFRELVAEMVREDLKDAERDHLCKTNGFKTFKYNE; encoded by the coding sequence ATGAAAAAAAAGGCATTAATAACCGGTATTACCGGACAGGACGGCGCTTATCTAGCCGAATTTCTTTTAGGCAAAGGCTACGAGGTTCACGGCATAAAGCGAAGGTCATCGTTATTCAATACCGACAGGATCGACCATCTCTACCAGGATCCTCATGAACTAAATGTAAGGTTTAAATTGCATTACGGTGATTTAACGGATTCCACCAATTTGATCCGTATAATCCAGGAGACGCAGCCCGATGAAATTTATAATCTTGCAGCGCAGAGCCATGTGAAGGTATCTTTTGAAGCACCTGAATATACTGCAAATGCCGATGCGATGGGGGCTTTAAGGATACTGGAGGCTATCAGGATTTTAGGTCTTGAGAAAAAGACTAAATTTTATCAGGCCTCTACATCTGAGCTTTATGGAAAGGTTCAGGAAGTTCCTCAAAAAGAGACCACGCCTTTTTATCCGAGAAGTCCATATGGAGCTGCAAAGCTTTACGCCTTCTGGATAACTGTAAATTACAGGGAAGCATATAATATGTTTGCCTGCAATGGAATACTCTTTAATCATGAGAGCCCGATAAGGGGCGAGACCTTTGTTACACGAAAGATTACAAGGGCTGTAGCGAGAATAAAACTTGGCTTGCAGAAAAAGCTCTTCCTTGGCAATCTGAATGCATTGCGTGACTGGGGTCATGCAAGGGACTATGTAGAGGGCATGTGGCTTATGCTGCAGCAGCAAGAGCCGGAGGATTATGTGTTGGCAACAGGAAAGCAGCATTCTGTGAGGGAGTTTGTTGAACTGGCGTTTAAGGAAATAGGCATTAATGTCAGATGGAAAGGAGAGGGGATAGAAGAAAAAGGTATTGATGACAGTTCAGGAAATGTTCTTGTGGAGATAGACCCCCGATACTTCCGGCCCGCAGAAGTAGATACATTGCTTGGCGACCCGACAAAGGCCAAAGAAAAGCTCGGCTGGCAGCCAAAGGTTACATTCAGGGAGCTCGTAGCTGAAATGGTGCGCGAGGACTTGAAAGATGCTGAAAGAGACCATCTCTGCAAAACAAATGGATTTAAGACATTCAAATATAATGAGTGA
- a CDS encoding glycosyltransferase family 2 protein — MKVSIVTAVLNNRNHLEQCIRSVIGQDYPDIEYIIIDGGSTDGTVEVIKRYEDKIAYWVSEPDGGIYDAMNKGIKAATGEIIGILNSDDFYADKHVIIDIITAITKNNTDSCYGDILYIDRYNLDKIVRHWKAGGFDREKFKKGWMPPHPTFFCKRSVYEKYGLLNLDFPLAADYELMLRFLYKYQIRAIYIPRILVKMRTKGISKPGLYTLKAIIENYRSWKVNKLYYPITLLLKPFSKIPQFFMRDKK, encoded by the coding sequence ATGAAAGTATCGATAGTTACCGCTGTTCTTAATAACAGAAATCACCTGGAACAATGCATCAGAAGCGTTATCGGGCAAGATTATCCCGATATAGAGTACATAATCATTGACGGCGGTTCAACGGATGGAACGGTTGAGGTTATTAAGAGATATGAAGATAAGATTGCATACTGGGTTAGTGAGCCTGATGGGGGAATTTACGATGCGATGAACAAAGGTATAAAGGCTGCAACCGGAGAAATCATAGGTATTTTAAATTCTGATGATTTTTATGCCGATAAGCATGTGATAATAGATATTATTACAGCAATAACTAAAAACAATACCGATTCATGCTATGGAGATATACTCTATATTGACCGGTATAATTTGGATAAAATTGTTAGACACTGGAAGGCAGGAGGATTTGATCGAGAGAAGTTCAAAAAAGGTTGGATGCCCCCGCATCCGACCTTTTTTTGCAAAAGAAGTGTGTATGAGAAATATGGTTTGCTGAATTTGGATTTTCCCCTGGCCGCTGATTACGAATTAATGCTTAGATTTCTTTATAAATATCAAATAAGAGCAATCTATATTCCAAGGATTTTGGTTAAGATGAGGACTAAAGGAATAAGCAAACCAGGCCTGTATACCCTTAAAGCAATTATAGAAAATTATAGATCTTGGAAAGTTAATAAACTGTATTATCCCATTACTCTTCTTTTAAAACCTTTTTCAAAAATACCACAATTTTTTATGAGGGATAAAAAATGA
- a CDS encoding GDP-L-fucose synthase, producing the protein MEKSSKIYIAGHRGLVGSAIMRNLKANGYDNLIARTSKELDLTRQADVEAFFKKERPEYVFFAAAKVGGINANNTYRADFIYENLQMQNNVIWSSFRYGVKKLIFLGSVCIYPKFAPVPVKEEYLLTGPLEPTNESYAVAKIAGIKLCEALWDQYGFKAISCMPANLYGQNDNFDLENSHVIPALIRKFHEAKLSRAKSVILWGTGAPRREFLHADDAADAIVFLMKYYDSKEMINIGTGEDISIKDLALLIKEIVGYEGSIEWDTSKPDGTPRRPLDVSRIHSLGWRSKISFREGIAQTYEWFKGHYMLDARI; encoded by the coding sequence ATGGAAAAGTCTTCAAAAATTTATATTGCCGGTCATCGAGGGCTTGTCGGTTCTGCGATTATGCGGAATCTGAAAGCCAATGGATATGATAACCTGATTGCACGAACAAGCAAAGAACTTGATTTAACAAGACAGGCAGATGTTGAGGCATTTTTCAAAAAAGAACGTCCTGAGTATGTGTTTTTTGCTGCTGCAAAGGTAGGCGGCATAAATGCCAACAATACATACAGGGCTGATTTTATATACGAAAACCTCCAGATGCAGAATAATGTAATCTGGTCATCGTTTAGGTATGGCGTAAAAAAACTTATTTTTTTGGGCAGTGTCTGCATTTATCCTAAGTTTGCACCTGTGCCTGTCAAAGAGGAGTATTTGCTCACAGGGCCTCTTGAGCCGACAAACGAGTCTTATGCCGTTGCCAAGATTGCTGGTATAAAGTTATGCGAGGCATTATGGGATCAATACGGGTTTAAGGCAATCTCATGCATGCCGGCTAATCTTTACGGCCAGAATGATAATTTTGATCTGGAAAATTCACATGTTATACCCGCGCTGATTCGCAAATTTCATGAAGCTAAGCTGTCAAGGGCAAAGTCTGTAATACTCTGGGGCACCGGAGCTCCCCGGCGTGAATTCCTTCATGCTGATGATGCAGCAGATGCGATTGTGTTTTTGATGAAATATTACGATTCAAAAGAGATGATTAATATCGGAACAGGCGAGGATATTAGCATAAAAGACCTTGCCTTATTGATAAAAGAAATTGTTGGCTATGAGGGCAGTATTGAGTGGGATACATCGAAGCCTGATGGAACACCACGCCGTCCCCTTGATGTATCAAGGATTCACTCCCTCGGCTGGCGTTCCAAGATAAGTTTCAGGGAAGGAATTGCACAGACATACGAGTGGTTTAAAGGGCATTATATGCTTGATGCGAGGATATAA
- a CDS encoding glycosyltransferase family 4 protein has protein sequence MNILQIVPQIPYPPDNGARIGIFNVTKHLALRGHNIVMFSLGTDWDTKQKELEEYCELYTVEKDTKTSFSGIVSNLFESTPYTILKYYSADVLRKLMNVSRVRKPDVVHVDHLHMAIYGKLLKQHCDVPIALREHNVEYVIWERFYKVQKNPFIKAYAYLQYEKVKQYERTMCGYYDRVFAITQDDEERLRRLNKSIKTTVIPAGVDTAYFASKQTIEEYSILFLGSLDWQANIDGLLWFIEKIFPLVLKQDLSVKLLIVGKNPVGKIMALRSSQIEVYPNVPDVREYIEKAKVFIVPLRIGGGMRLKILEAFAMQKAIVSTSVGCEGIEVENDKELMIADDEQSFAEQVISLLSDGGKRKRLGNQGYELVKRKYSWEKVAKSFEAVYEELVGNSA, from the coding sequence ATGAATATTTTGCAGATTGTGCCTCAAATTCCGTATCCTCCCGATAATGGAGCAAGGATAGGAATATTCAATGTCACGAAACATCTTGCACTCAGAGGGCATAACATTGTTATGTTTTCATTGGGAACAGATTGGGATACGAAACAGAAGGAACTTGAAGAGTACTGCGAGTTATATACTGTAGAGAAGGATACGAAGACATCTTTCAGCGGGATTGTCTCAAATTTGTTTGAATCAACTCCATATACAATATTAAAATATTATTCGGCCGATGTGCTAAGAAAGTTGATGAACGTTTCACGTGTGAGAAAACCTGATGTTGTTCATGTAGACCATCTGCACATGGCCATTTACGGAAAATTGTTGAAGCAGCACTGCGACGTTCCGATAGCGTTAAGAGAACATAATGTGGAGTATGTGATTTGGGAGCGATTTTATAAAGTTCAGAAGAATCCTTTCATCAAGGCATACGCGTACTTGCAATATGAGAAGGTAAAGCAGTATGAAAGAACTATGTGCGGCTATTATGATAGAGTTTTTGCGATCACGCAAGATGACGAAGAAAGATTAAGGCGTTTGAATAAATCAATAAAGACAACAGTAATTCCAGCGGGAGTTGATACTGCCTATTTCGCCTCAAAACAGACTATCGAAGAATATTCGATACTTTTCTTGGGTTCTTTGGATTGGCAGGCAAACATTGACGGGCTCCTGTGGTTTATTGAAAAAATATTTCCTTTGGTATTGAAACAAGATCTCTCTGTGAAACTTCTTATCGTAGGAAAGAATCCGGTAGGTAAAATTATGGCCTTGAGATCATCCCAAATAGAAGTCTATCCCAATGTTCCGGATGTTCGTGAATACATTGAGAAGGCCAAGGTTTTTATCGTTCCCTTGCGAATAGGGGGAGGGATGAGGCTTAAGATTTTGGAGGCCTTTGCTATGCAAAAAGCCATTGTTTCCACCTCCGTCGGCTGCGAGGGGATCGAAGTCGAAAATGATAAGGAACTCATGATCGCCGATGATGAACAGAGTTTTGCAGAACAGGTGATATCATTGTTAAGTGATGGCGGTAAAAGAAAGAGATTAGGGAATCAGGGATACGAGTTGGTGAAGAGAAAATATTCCTGGGAAAAAGTTGCCAAGTCCTTTGAGGCCGTTTATGAAGAACTCGTTGGAAATTCAGCGTAG
- a CDS encoding O-antigen ligase family protein — MVYYDYAWYKERILPVPFGSVVFAASLAFLFVMTEILVKRTNIRLSRELGAIFLFYVVIQSSLIGLYLNDITDEKLVQYLKTNVHLLFYVIFVVIIIALFGRGRLTMPLRFYYLCGTAVAAFGILQFIHLNISRIAGFEHLLFGSQDIDQTFRRVSSIFNEPSWFAFFLLDWMAIGLGYIFLKGTIREWALFVLLVIAFFVSSSLGGYVGLGTLIVLTLLEFRNSSRKFYVILGLVLIPLFIYSFFSILFLELVGGRIRAIYDDASFQMRIDSIQAAIEVWLKNPIFGVGIGNASFYTPEYYKGFWLYLYRVGTDLHMAVDSVFFRILAENGLVGFIAFIFMYYGLVKYEKKYKFHLSGRNGPVDDETVIFTKIFRIIVLVNFAGFIVSGSLLDPRIWFNIAFFLSFKRAVADRIRTSNGLKTTGLNSMRQSRI; from the coding sequence ATGGTGTATTATGATTATGCATGGTATAAAGAAAGGATACTGCCCGTACCTTTCGGTTCTGTTGTATTTGCTGCTTCTTTGGCTTTTCTCTTTGTAATGACGGAAATTCTAGTTAAAAGAACCAACATACGGCTTTCGAGGGAACTGGGTGCTATTTTTTTATTTTACGTTGTTATCCAATCTTCACTTATTGGTCTCTATTTAAATGATATAACGGATGAAAAATTGGTTCAATATCTTAAAACGAATGTTCATCTTTTATTTTATGTTATCTTTGTTGTCATCATAATTGCACTATTTGGGAGAGGGCGACTCACAATGCCGTTAAGGTTTTATTATTTGTGCGGGACGGCGGTTGCTGCTTTCGGAATTTTGCAATTCATTCACTTGAATATTTCTAGGATAGCAGGGTTTGAACATTTGCTTTTCGGAAGTCAAGATATTGATCAAACGTTCAGGAGAGTTTCATCGATATTCAATGAACCGTCTTGGTTCGCATTTTTTCTATTGGATTGGATGGCAATAGGATTGGGGTACATATTTCTGAAGGGAACAATAAGAGAATGGGCATTATTTGTTCTTTTAGTCATCGCTTTTTTTGTCAGCAGTTCCTTGGGGGGGTATGTCGGACTGGGAACATTGATTGTCTTGACATTGCTTGAATTCAGAAACTCTTCAAGAAAGTTTTATGTAATTTTGGGACTCGTGTTGATTCCGCTGTTTATTTATTCCTTTTTTTCCATTCTTTTTCTCGAACTTGTTGGCGGAAGAATAAGGGCGATTTACGATGATGCTTCATTTCAGATGCGTATAGATTCTATACAGGCGGCAATAGAGGTATGGCTCAAGAATCCGATTTTTGGTGTGGGTATCGGAAATGCAAGTTTTTATACGCCGGAATACTATAAAGGTTTCTGGCTCTATCTTTATAGAGTCGGCACAGATCTTCATATGGCTGTCGATAGTGTTTTTTTTAGGATTCTGGCGGAAAATGGTCTGGTGGGCTTCATTGCGTTTATCTTCATGTATTATGGTCTTGTGAAATATGAGAAAAAATATAAATTTCATTTGTCAGGACGCAATGGACCGGTAGATGATGAAACGGTTATTTTCACGAAGATATTCAGAATCATTGTTCTTGTAAACTTTGCTGGATTCATAGTGAGCGGCAGTCTCCTGGATCCAAGGATATGGTTTAATATTGCATTCTTTTTGTCCTTTAAGAGGGCTGTCGCAGACCGTATCAGAACCTCGAATGGGTTAAAAACGACAGGTTTAAACTCAATGAGACAATCGCGGATTTGA